Below is a window of Lepidochelys kempii isolate rLepKem1 chromosome 14, rLepKem1.hap2, whole genome shotgun sequence DNA.
TTAATGATGCTAATGAAAAGGAAGCCTGGGAgctgggctgcggcagggagcTTGGAGTTGGAAACCCAGGAAGGAGGGGCTGGTTTTGGTAGCTTCTTTTAGCCGAGACTAAACGCTGGGAAAGTTACTTTGCAAAATTAACGCATTCAGCATGTTAGCGATGCCTGGAGCTGTACAGTAACGAGTCACATGTCCCCAGTCACTTCCAGAGAAGTTTGGCGCAGTGAGATGGAAGCTGAATGGAGCCATGGTGACCAGGACGTCACTTCTTGGGTTTGGGAGAGAAATGGTGGGACTGCCCAGGATGATAACCAGAAAGGATTCAGCATTCCCTCTGCAGTCTGAGAAGTCAGAAGTGTCCAGAGGCTCTCGTTTTCAAAAGGAACCATTACGCAGATTAGGCCCAATacttagatttttgtttttaaaaaaagaaaagaaaaagggggtgGGAGGCGTTTATACAACCTTTAagttaaaagaaatgttttcctGGCAGATTTAAAACAAGTTACCAGTGAGAAAGTTTGCGATTTGTACTGAATCTTTCTTCTGCCATGTTTGAAAACTATAATTCCTTATGGGTAAAGGAATggtgtcctgagcctctgtttgccagagggtggagatggatggcaggagagagatcactagatcattacctgttaggttcactccctctgggacacctggcatcggccattgtcggtagacaggatactgggctggatggacctttggcctgactcagtgtggccattcttatgttcttacctgaATGCTTCAGAATTATGCTACCATCCCGGAACAAGGAAGTGAAGCTGACTGGTGGGTTTCCATTGTCCAAGCTGAGTGAAGTGCAAAGGGTAAGCGACCAGTAGCCCCAGAGCAGAGTATGTTAGAGTGTAAAAGATAAATTGAGTAAGAACCATTTACGGTTTACAGGGAATCTGcaattaaaaaattttttttttaatctgacaaCGTCCTGTTAATAGCTGCCACTAACTCAGCTCAGTTCACCCAGGGCGCCTGTCACCCTCAGTGCATTTGCTCTCCCTGGACTATGGCTTGGCAAGCTGGGAGCCACAGTCGCTGCCTTGCAAATGGTTTTGTGTATTTGTTTTATGGCATTTTTTGAGGAGGCTCGGAGGGTGTTAAGGAAGGGAACAGAGAGCCCACTGCTCAGAGCTCACCAGTTGTTTCTCCATATCTTCATCCCGGGGGGAACTGATGAAGATAGTGTTCTGCATCAAACCCACGAAGCACCAGAAAGTGTCCGACTCATCCAAGACTTCTGCCAGAATGGGGGCAACCAGGTCGGACATCCCCTGGGAGTAGCCAATGGTAGGGTTATACACTGCATAGTTCAGCAAGATTCTCCTAGAGGAGACATTCAATAGGAGATGGTGAGATCCAGGGGGTGCCAGTAACAGCTGACCTCAgtcacgccccccccccaaatacagaGTCAGACAGGATGCAAAAGATCAATAAATCTCTTGCCATTTAAGGACACAACTGGAATCTGGAAAACAAGTGACCCTTTGAGCAGCTCCACAAGACCTGGCATCCCATACAGATGCATCTAATGGTGACTGGGGCGTGCTTTCTAGTGAAAGCACCATGTCTAAGGCACTGACCTAGGGGATTAGGTTATCTTGGGCTGGTTCAGAAGAGGTCTCTGGTTAGCTGACAGGGATTCTGAATGGCACATAGTAATTGGAGATCAGAATCTAGGCAGAACTCATTGAGTCCCCATTTCCCAAGCTGGGGGCTGGCTTCATTAGAGAAGTGGGACAGAGGAGAGGCACATTCAGGATGGGGAAAGCAACACGAGGTGGCTCAGCTGTGAAAGCACTCATGGCCTGGCTCCAAGAAAACTCCAGCGGACAGAGACCCCTTGCCCCACGCAGCTGTGGGGTGACAGAGAACGGGAGCACACgtgagggcatatgtgtgcagcaACAAtgtaagagagagaaaggaaaagagagagaaggtcAGAACAGGAGCTGAAGTTGTAAAGAACAGAGGAGCCCGAGGGGCAAGGGTGCCCCCATGCCCATCTGTGATGCTCAGATCCACTGTGTTCAGCCACAAAGCCAACTAGTTACTAAGCACACTCAAAAGCCAGGGTGTGGCATACACAGGGCCACATGCCCATGCTCAGGTACTAGAGTGCTCGGCCTTCCACTGGTCAGTGAGAAGCTGGGCACTGCATACAACCTGCCACCCACCACAATCCAATCTCCTGTCACACTCCAGCAGCAGCAACTCAATTCCCAGGCTGCCTTCACCTTTCAGCTCCCACCTCTTGGCTTCTCTGTCCAAATGGGTGTAGGCAAGGTCAATACAGCCAGAAAGAGGTGATGAGGGTAGGGGAACTAGGGACGGGGCTGAATGGGGCCCCATGTCCATCACTGGAGGTAGGCTGCCCTACGCGTGGTATCCCTTAGCACCCCCAAGGCAGGTGCTCTCCCTAGGCTACAGCGCTCCTTACAGAGTTTTCTCTATATTCAGTAAGAGTCCTTGCTTAGGGTAATGGGGAAAGACATTGTCCAGCTTAAAGCAGCATCACCTCATGGTTTCCACATTTGGGTTGTCCTCGCCGCGGAAGAACTGATTGCTGCGGTCAGTCCTCACCACATCTTTGTCAACCGTGAACTGCACGTTACGCCAAAACTCTTTGTGTTCATCTGGAGTCATCGAAAGCCTGAAAATTAAGCAGTGACTGAGTGCATCAGATAGCCACAAGTGAACAAGGAACAAAGGGCCCAATCAGGAAAGACTCTGGGCATTACATTGCGGGCAGAGACCagtccctccctctccagacaTCTCTCACCACTCCCAAATCTGCTTGGAGCAGCTGCTCATCTGAGCAATACCCAGGCGACTACAACTGCTGCTTTGGGCAAGCCTGCTTCAAAGAATTCGAATGACCTGACATGAACGAGATGGCCCCAGCTCCATGTGCTCAGAAAGTCAGCCATGGCAGAGAAGGTCCCTTTACCCATCAATCTTAGTCCCGCCTCCCTAGCAGGTGCCCCTTGAGGGCCGCAGGGCAGGGCTGTCAGTCAGTATTGGTACATTTTTGATCGGGATcagagagaggagaagaggagagtagggtggggccTCTCCCTGGTCACCTCTTCTGCTGGATCTCCAAGTATTCCCTCCTCTTCTGCACCCTCAGCGCCTCCCTCTCCTCCGACGTGGACTCGTGGCTGTAATACCGCAGCATGAAGGGCCAGACCTCACCTCGGATAGACACATCAATTCCACCAAAGAAAATGGCCTGGAGGAAGGTGCAAAAGTGGcaataaatacaattttttaaatttccaaacACTGCATCGAGAAACCACCAGCCCTTGCACTGAGGAGAGCAGCAAAGCCGCCAGACAAGTGATGCCTTGATTCAAACTCCTGCAATTTGCACATGTTTAGAGGGAAAGCATTGGCCTTCTATTCCCACACGAGACACAAATCGGGCTCATTTCAATGTCAAtaccccacccccagagcagcTCTACGATTAACATGTCGCTCTCATGTCACGGCTTAATCCCCAATCCTGGGGACGCTGCATTTCTCTGCACACTTTTCCTCTAAGgagttggacacagtactcccccAAACCCTTGAATTATTTTACACAGGCGCCTTGATTGCTTTCTTTGGTTTGTTCACACTGCATTGTACAAGCATGTCTGGGACTGGACACTAGTCCACTTATTCCAGCAGGCAGAAGGCAGAGGCAGGACAGCAAACCCTCTCTGCTTAGAAAGatgttccattattttgcctgtaGCTGACCTGATTGCAGTCCCAGCGAGACCTCCAACCAAGCAGTATAAATAATAGTCTCACAGTATAAAGACAACCAGTGCCTGCCAAAGCAGGAAGCAAACTGCTTCAGCTTCTACCTGGGGCCTTTTCCTCGAAGAAAAGAGCAAGCAGACCAAGGCAGCAGCTGCCAAACCCCTCACCTTGCGCAGCTTGTACTCCTCTTCCACCTGTCCGGATTCATTCAGGTGATTGAGCCAGGCAGTGACATCAAGACGCTTGTACGTGTTCTCCTCTGGATGTGTCTCGGAGGACGGCAGCTTGGGGCGGCGGATTGAGAACTGCATACATGTCTTCTCATCAGTAAGCTGCTGAATGGGAGACAGAAGAGCAGCAAAGTTCCTAAACCAACTGCTTTTAAAGCAGGAGACCCAGTTAGCACAGCTCCCTTACGATTAACAGCCAAGACCCAAcgttcaggagggaggggaaggtttcTGTAGAACACCAGCCATTAAAACAGCAAGAGTAATTGGAGCCATTAAAAATCAGAGAGCCACAAAACAGCTTCACTTAGAAAAACAGTTtctttccactcctcccccaaccgtatcccaaattaatgctgcttACAGCAAAACTTCACTCTGCCAGGAATGGCTGCGATAAATTCCATATGATTGGCCAGACAAAAGGACTGCTGTTAGGCAAGCCAGAGCTGCACTGCTAGGCTCTCGCTAAGGACTCATGGTCCCAGTGCAAAACTGCAGCTGACATTTAATGTAAAAATCAAAGGTTGCTCACTGCAAAAGTGAGCCCATGTTACTGTAATAAGGAAAGCAGCAGGGGGCTCGGTGAGAAGGAAGgaatttaaaaaatcactttctAATAAGCACATACACTATCTTAAACAGATAATTAAAGAGCTCTTATCACATCTGTATGTAGATTGAGCAAAATATGGCAAGGTGACTTGTCAAAACATTATTTTCAAATGCAATGTGCCAGGCTTCACAAAATGGATGGGAGACGCAGAGAACTGCAGATTGAATATTGCTGATTTCCCAGCCATCTAGTGGCCTACCACCACCAGCCCCTCTAGCTATGGCATCAAGCAAAGCAGACACCTAAACAGGCCTTTTGGATAATATCCCCCTCTCCACAGGAGCAGCAGGAATGGGAGAGAACAGACAGGTGCATCAGAGAGTGGCGATTTGGTCTGCACTTGCATCTCCTAAAATTGTCCAAGTATACCAGAAAGCAACAATGGGTTTGTTGCATTAATACACAACTTTAATCAGCCCTAGCCCACCTCTGCCTAAAAACATAGGTCTCACAGATAGACCCTGCATCTTTTGGTACATCTGTGCCTCACCAGGCCTTGCTCAGTTACCTGGTCTTTGAGATGGGTCTCCGTGCAGTATTTCCATTGCTGAAACACATCAGACAGTTTATCCAGGCCACCATGGTGAAAGTGGAAGATCTTGTATTGACTCTCCCTGCTAGCAACAACCAGCTGCCCACTGGTGCATGCCTCATCGCTGAAGAGCAATCAAAGGGGGAGAACAATGCACATTTAAGAGCTGGTTTTGTGCCCTAGGAGAACTTGGGGTGAGGGTGGACAGCAGGCTAGACTAGAAAACAACGcagagaaatgagagagagaagagcacAAACACAAAGCTACCTCTTCCTGACGGAGGCAGAATGTTTCTGAAGCACAGGGAATGAGGTTTCATGTGGCCCCAGTGACAGCAGGGGATGTTCTGTGCCCTTGCCCCTTAAAGAGTGACTCTGTCTATGCCAGATAGCATTGCTCCCAACCCTTCCCCTTCCAGTTCAAAACACTTTGATTACATGAAGGAACTAAATTCCTGCCAGGTGCTAAGGGACAGAACCCAGTCTAGCAACACTCAGACAGTATGCACAGAACTGCTTCCTAGGGATAGGGGATCTCTGATTGCAAATGACACCCTCTGAGGGCCCAACACAAAAGGCTTGGGGAGAGGAAAGCCACGCATTTATAATTAGGAAGAAGACAGAAGAGGGAAGAGAAGTGAGAGCacagaggagatgggggaggggaggtactgAAGAGACAGCTGTTCCCTCACTCTCAAGCTATTCTTGATCTTCTGTATACAGGTAACACCAGCACTGTGCACCTTCAAAGATTTCCTAAAGGGCCAGAAAGGATTCTGCATGGAGGTAAGCTAGTTTAGCAGGCTGCCACTTGGATTCAGATGGAGAACACTACTGGAGAAAGGCTCCAGAAGAAACTTTTTGAAACAACTGGTCTCTAGACAACCTAGCTCCCACTGCCCtgacaagtcacacacacacacacacgtcacagTGATGGGTGGAGGCAACAACAAGGACAGAAGATGTAGAACTACATTTCTTACCTAAAGAAAAGGCGAAGGGACCTCATTTGACCAAGGTCCACTCTGAAGACCccacagatctgctctagggcaAACACCTTCTGCTGTTCGTCCCATCTGGTGTTCTGAGCTTGCCTGTTGTTCTCCTGGAATTGGGCACTGGTGTCAAGGCTGGAAGTGGAGCTGTTTGAGCAGGTCATGTGATTGTCACATGTCTCCCTACACAACAGAGAGGGGCAAAACCAGCAGTACGTTAACCAGAGATCTAGGTTCTGCAATCACTTGACAGTCACTTTAGTCTCTCCTGGCGGACAAATGGCTTTTGCTAACAGAGCTATAAAGTCAGAACACTATGCAGTGCTGAGAAGTCACTAAATGTCACTCCAGACAGAATGGATTTTAAAGTGCATCATCCAGATCACTTCCAGCAGAGCCACCCTACTTGCAGCCAGTGCTCAAAGAGCATATAGGCTTTAGGAAGGTGGTGGAGACTGTCCACGTCTCCCAGAAATACAGCAGTATTGAATGGCAAAATTAAGACAGAGGCTTAACCCTTTGAGATAGAGGCAGTTCAAACCCTTGGAGGGAAATCTTGCCTGTACTCTGCAGAGGGGCAGATGTCTATTGTAGTGCGATAGGTGCAGTTTGGAGAGCCAATCTAGGGGCActtgcctcccctccccatcctgtgTCACAGAACTCAGATCTGCAGGTGCCCCTCATACCGCTGTGCATGGCGGCTGACGGCTCCCCTGTTCTTCCATCCCGGGTAACAGGAGCAAAGATGCTCGGCAGGTGactgcagcagctgcaccagCACAGAGCGGACAAGGTACGAGGGGGAAGGACTTTTTGCCCCACAGGCCTAGAGAATTCTTCAGCACAGTGTCCagctgctcagggccctgaccAGGACAGGATCTGTGGGCACACTGAGAAGGCATCACTGACTGGAGACCTCATTtgttatgttttctctgtagccagaatgatgaagaaaaaaaagtaacaaatgCATACACCTCTGGGGGCAGTGCCTCCCTTGAGAGGGCATATTTCCTGATACCCACTTACAAGGGGACCCACCAAGCCTAGTTTCATGCACGCAGACTTTGGAAAATGGTTTCCACGTCCATGCTTGAAACTTTGCCTAGTGAAGTGGTAAATTATAGACAAGCCTTTTAACCCAATACCTAGTAGAGAAAGTGAGTCAGACTATGCTTTCCCACAAGCGAAGAGGCGAGCTGGGTCAACAATACATTTGGACTAAAGGAGAGCCTGGGTTTAGAtcaaccctccccccctccaaccATGCCCAGCCCCAAAGAAAAACATCACTACTCTGGGAATTAAGTGAATCTGAAGCTGTGACCCCTTGGCTCTTAAAAAGGCCAATACATCTGAACAGGCTTTGAGGGAGCTCTGAATGGGTTCCACTGTGAAATCATGGTGTGCAAACCAAGGCAAGTGGCAGGTATAAAGCCAACCCCCTGCCATGCCACTTTATGCAACGTTTTCTAATCCGCTTCTCTAACAACGTAGGCGCCCATTCGGCATGCAGTGGGGACAGATTAGTCATCAGAAATGAAACAGACCTGACTTCATACTTTTGCTTGTTGGGAACAGTGGTCAGAGGAAGGACTCCAGAACTCTGATGGGCACACTGTTCTGGAAACGCTAAAACAGCTGTCACAAAACTCTCTCACTGAAACAGAGCCACAAGATGGTGtttccacaatattttaaaattcattcagACTCGGTTGGCAGGGAGTAGTAACTAGGTTAAAACCTGCACTAAGGTCACCCTTAGGCTCATAAGATCTGGAACAGATGCAAAAAGCTTTGTATAATCTTAACACGCTTATGCAGATTCAGTTCACACTGATCTCTGCAAAtggttaaaataaataattacttTCTTTACTGTGATTTCTTAAGTTTATGTCAAAATAAACATACATAGACACACAAGGACAAACATGTGAGCAAGTGGGGACACAGCAGACTGTCAGTCTCTCACTTACTAGGTAAATCCACATTGTCTTTGGTAGAGAGATTTCATAAGATGTCACAGCAAAGTGCTCAAGTGCCAACGTGGATTTTCTGAAACCTTGTTCCATGAGCTTTCCATTGATCTGTTTGCTTTCAAAACATAAATTTCCCCACAGTGAACTGCGCTAAATGCTATTTAGTAGCTAATTAACGTTCTGTGCTGGAAACCTCCTGTAATTGCACTTCTTTCACCTTTTTAGCCTTTGTTCTCGAGGGAGCTGAAGCTGTCCTATGGCATTTGTTCTGCTCAGTCCTAGCTTACAAGCGTAAGTTCTTTCCTGACCAGCGAGACTGCCAATCACAGCTGCAGAGGTCATCGCAGACCAAGTTGGAGCACCATACTACTGACAAACAGGCTTTGCTTAGCTCAGCGtaaagggaaaataaattaagaaaaataattttacccACTGAAACTCAATTTTACCCGTTGAAACAATACTTTTAAAAGCTGTGTTATTATTAAACACGGTCAGAGCATGAGCTGTTTGTATTTTGACTGCACTGGCATCGGCTCCTCACTAaacagggagagaaacagagaatGATGCCTTGCAACTAGCACTTGTGTAAGTGGCGATCGCTTCATCTGCACAGAGCACAGGAGAAGGCAGCAGCTTTTACAGTCTCGCTTCCCTTTCCTCTGCCCACGagacactaaggctatgtctacactggcaactgagcaacaaaacttttgtcattcagaggtgcTTACGCCCCCcgaaagacaaaacttttttcGTGGCAAGTGTCAGTGTGAACAGTGCGTTGTctgcaggagcgctctcctgtcgacaacAGAAACGCTGCTCACtgggggtggaagtattttgttggcaaaagtgccgacaaacagcagctacattgCCCGACTTTTAGCGACATGGCCGTGTAGTATAGACAAAGCCTAGCAGTAAGATCATGGATGGGCTTTTGCCTTAGCGCTGAATGCCATGAACACAAGCATGACAAAGCGTGTCAGTACAGTGCACCAAGAAGGAATAAAGGAAACCTGACTGTGCCACTCTGCCTTTCGATCAGCACAATATGTTTGTTCTGGAGGAGCAAAGATCAAACAATTTGGTTTGGTCTAACTGCCCATTTCTCTCCAGTAGCTTTTCCTCTCTGAACACACAGAATGCCCAGAGCTCGGAAGAACACACACTGCAGCCAGTGCGTCATCACCCAGAATCTTTTTATGTAAAAGCAAATCTGCAAGGCTGAGAAAGCAGCTCCCTCCACACAGTACAGGGGTGCTCCTTTCCTGCCCAAGCTCAATATAAATAGTTGAGCAAGAGGGCTAACTACACTGGAGACTTTGTTGCCTACTAATTCCTACCATGATGAAACAGTAGTGACCTGGAGGGAAAGAGTGGTTTTGGCTGGCAATAAGGGCATTATGAGACCAGCCAGGGATATCTTCAAGAGGGCTCCTAGCTACTATACaataaaaggaaggaaaacaaaaattgaCAATTCTTGAGTTAATGGTTTTGAATTTAAATAGGAAGGAAAAACCATCAGGAGTTTGTAGTGGATCCAATCAAATTGCAGAATttaatatacacatacacactcttaAACACAGGTAATCTTTTCCAAAGATCAGACTGATAAACAGGTGACGTCTGCTTAGGTAAAACCAAAGCAAAGACTTTCTCCGTAGTGGGTAATAGCGGCAGGGCTAACAGTTTGATGCTTAGGAATAAAAACACACAGTACCTGAAAAACCAAACATAACAAATCATTTATGCCATTCAGTGATGCAAACTTTACCTTTGTTTTCAAGGAAAGCATTTCAAAAGCTGAATGACAGATTTTGACAACATTTCATACAGAGAAGGAGCACCTCAGGCCAGGACTTTAACTCATTAATAATTTAATCAAAATGTAACACTTAAAGTTCCTGAGATGGAAAAGGTGATTTCTCAGCAAAGCCCAAAGAAGAATATTTACCTTTCAGCCTACTGCAGCCTGGGAAAGGGGAGTGTTCTTAgcaatgtgtttttttgtttttgtttttaaatcaatggaTTATTCTGGCGTTGTTTTTTTTCGCAGTTCCATCCAggttaaaataaaattgtcaaCTAATTATGCTAATTACAAACAAGACTTCAAAACCCCAGTCCCTTGAAAGCTCTGAAGATTATCTTTGTTCTTATATTCTTGGCTCCAAGCAATGAAATGGGAATTCAGAAGGACTTTCTACTGACAGACCAACTCTCCAGGCTCTGTGATGCTGCTGACTCAAAGTTAGCACAGCCAGCATCACCCGGAGAGAATCTTACTGCCATCACAAAACAGTGATGGAGACTTCCCAGGGGGAAAAGTTTCTCTGAGGTGGcagaagagagaggggaaagaggaCAGCTGACTAAAAGGTTGTTTTGGGAGGGCTATTGTAAGTGCTTAATATTGTTATTATTACAAGGACTGAGCCAAGGTGATAGCTAGGTAGATTTCTTTGCATACCATTGCAGCTGTACGTTTAGAAAGGACCCTTGTTGTTCTGACTGAGGTAAAGCAATCCTCCCTCAGAAGACAGAGTATCTGCAAGACCAGTTTATCTCCAGTCTGGATTAGGATCTCTGGGTGTTACCATAACACAACTAACAAACAATCATAATATCACCAATTACCTGGAAAAACTCATTTTATTGTAAGGCCTCTAACAACAagctggtacagctgtgctgtcCTCTAATCCCACTTAGCAGGCTTGGCTTCTCAAAACGCACCCTTGTGGGATCCAATGGCACCACATGGTTTCCCCTCCTATGGGCAACTGTGAGCATGGCCCCATTGGATCCCTCAAGGGGATACAATTTTGCTCCTTTTGCTGTCAAGCTTGGATCTGCTTCATCAAGGGGTAGTCTACACACTGTTTTTGTACTGCTATATCGTTTTAGAAACAGATACAGCTGAAGTGGTGCAGTTCCCTAGTGTGGATGAAGTTATAGCAAGTGCTTATAACTTATTCTCATTATGGGAATGTGTTTCTAAGCCAGTATAGTTATAGCAGCACAAAAGCTgtatgtagacaagcccgaagTTTCAttagctgcatccgatgaagtgagctgtagctcacggaagcttatgctcaaataaatttgttagtctccaaggtgccacaagtcctccttttctattagcTAAAGTGAGATACCACCTATGACTCCTCCAGACTAGCTGTTTGTTGAAGAAAGCACCCAGAGAGTGAATGGCTTGGAGTCCAGAAGACCTGCACATCTCCCTGAGACTGGTCAGATGTTTACAGGAAACCACCATCTCTTTTGCCCCCGGGGAAAGGTTATTTTGCCAGAAGGCAAAGCAGGAAAAGCAAAGCTCCTTAAGTGGTTCTCACTTCCTAGGATATGCCAAACATGTGGGAAAGGCACCTGTCACTCAGATACATGGGGCTTTAGAACACAAATACTGGGACTCAACATTTCAGTTGTACGATGGAAGTGAATAATTTGGTCATTTGTTCATAACACAGTGAAGCCAAGGTGGCCATTTCTACTCAGGACCGGAATAGCAGCAGGTGCCGCACATCAGACGCGAGGGGTAAGAACTGCACTTTAAGATCAGTACACTGTACTCATTCAAAATGCACCATGGTACCTAACTGCATATTTAACACTTCTAAAAGTCAAGACCTTTAGATGTGTCATGTGTGTCCTCCCACTGTGCCTTACGGGAGAGAAAGGAAGCAAATGTTTTTCCCTTGTCCTTGATCTGAAGGCAGCCAGACGCTCCAGATCTCTCAGTCCTGGTTTCTCGGAAGGGGAAAGGTCAGAGGCCACGTCCCCCAAGACTAGGCACTTTATGCAAGGTTTTCTTTGCTCCACCACAATATGGCGTGTGCAGGTGATGTTCCTGATGGAGAGGCAGGGCCATCTCTCTGCATTAGTTTGAAGGTGGATGTGAGCAGCAGTAATGGTTACACAGAGAGTGAGACATGCTGGACAACTCTGATGTTCCTCCAGCTGCTgagaacaaaggtaagcagcagacgGGCCATGCTGGAAGGTAGCTAAAACTTGGAGCCTAATTTTGACAGGCGCCTGCTTGGCCACACTCTAGTGGCACACATCATTTTCTTGCCTCTCAAGTGATCATATTGGTTACGTTTCCATGTATGAGAGAAGCAGGCGTGGGAGGAGCTAAGCAGATCCTCGTCCTCTGGGGCACATCTCAGGCAGAAGCCAGCTCACCTTGCTTTGGCTGCCCATTGCTGTGCTGGGAAAAGTCTGCCATCTGCTGGTCACACAAAGACCTCTGCTTGCTGACTTCTACAGCTAGCCTACAGGGgcagtatttgttttttaaaagggccaTTAAAAATGAAGTGCTAGTTTTCATTATTTTAGGGACAGGCTGGGACTTGCTGCCAAACTCTGGGCAGGCAGGCATTATAGTGCAGGGCAACAGAATGACATGCCCCCCCTGCACCACAGAGAACTCGCCAGCATGCTCGCCAACACGCAATGTGCATTCAACTCTCTGGGACTGGCGATGGACCCTTTGAATTCCCTCCACCCATCAGGGCTAATCGCCAAGGCCAAAGGAACGTTAGAGCCAAGGGTTGGGGCAGAGTCTGGTTGGTTTCCAGAGATGCCCTTGGCGAGTCAAGTGTCTCCTTGGGAACTGCCTCTCAGCAGAGCATCTGGGACAAAGATGGCAGGGGGAAAACACAACAGGGGCTGAAAACCTGGTCACCGCACAATCTGCTCTTTCAAAGCAAGTGCGTTAATTGTAAAGAGacaaagttaattttaaaagcaagagtTAGAGCTATTTTAAAAAGAGCTGCTGACATCTCCGGAAAAGCTTTGGAAGGCATGCCAGGCAGTCCGCTGGCATCTCCTCAGGATTCTGTTCTTGCCCCGATGCTTTATTAAGGCGTTCGGCATTTGCAGAGGACCTGTATTTCTTAGGAGCTCATCTGCTCTTGCTGCATATTCCCTAACTAAAGTCCCAAGCTAAGAGTCCCTCCCCCTCTCTCAATGATGCTCAGTTAGAAGTTGTCAATCTATTCTCTTCCATAGAAATCCAGCAGCAAATCCAAGTGAAGAAAGGCCTGCCCAAATTAATCCTCCTgctgtttaaatatttatacagGGCAAGATGGAGCGTTCTAGCCTTTCACTCTCTTGGTTTTGTCCCACCTTCTTTGCCTGGAGCACCACCACCTGACTACAAAGCACACTAATGGCTTcaggcagtgtgacctagtggctagaacactggactgggacttgggagacctgggttataCTTCCAGCTCTGCCGTTCACCTTCTGGGTGACTGGACGCAAGTCACGTTGCAacctcgtgcctcagtttccccatctgtaaaacggggataatgagATTGACCTTTTAAAAGGGTTCTGAGATCTACGGAGGAAATGTGCTGTAAGAGCTGGTATTATTATTAGACAAACTCTTCCAAGCACTTGACTCTGTTCGAC
It encodes the following:
- the TBC1D16 gene encoding TBC1 domain family member 16 isoform X3, with product MTCSNSSTSSLDTSAQFQENNRQAQNTRWDEQQKVFALEQICGVFRVDLGQMRSLRLFFSDEACTSGQLVVASRESQYKIFHFHHGGLDKLSDVFQQWKYCTETHLKDQQLTDEKTCMQFSIRRPKLPSSETHPEENTYKRLDVTAWLNHLNESGQVEEEYKLRKAIFFGGIDVSIRGEVWPFMLRYYSHESTSEEREALRVQKRREYLEIQQKRLSMTPDEHKEFWRNVQFTVDKDVVRTDRSNQFFRGEDNPNVETMRRILLNYAVYNPTIGYSQGMSDLVAPILAEVLDESDTFWCFVGLMQNTIFISSPRDEDMEKQLMYLRELLRLMHLRFYQHLVSLGEDGLQMLFCHRWILLCFKREFPDAEALRMWEACWAHYQTDYFHLFICVAIVVIYGDDVIEQQLATDQMLLHFGNLAMHMNGELVLRKARSLLYQFRLLPRIPCSLHDLCKLCGTGMWDSGYIPAVECSGHHPESESCPYGGMVEVPSPKPGTEGKRGPKTREVFTFRK